GCGAACCCAGCACGTCGGCGCAGACCTTCAGCAGATCGCGCCAGCTGACGATCCCCACTGGACGAAACGCTCCATCGACGATCGGGATGCACGAGATCGGATGGTTCAGGAACAACTGGATCGCGTCCGTCACGTCGGCGTCCGGGCGCAGCGTGACCGGCTTGCGGCTCATGATCTGATGCACGCGCCGGCTCAACGTGCCGATATCGCGCTGCGTCTCCACCACACTGTCGATGAACGGGCTGAGCGCGCGCAACAGATCGCGGTCCGACACGACGCCCTGCAACGTCCGGTCTTCGACGACCAGCAGGTGATGAAACCCCGACTGCTCGAAAATATCCTTGACGGTTTCGAGTGGGTCGTCGAAGCCGACCGTCACGACGCGCTTCGTCATCAGATCTTCTACTTTCATCATTGAACTCTCTGTTTCTCCTGTGAGGCCCCGCGCAGAGCGGAACCGCCCGCCGCCGTTTCAACGTGTGATTCGTGTGCTAATGATTCAACACGTTTAACGGCATCCAGAATGGAAACTCAAACCGAGGGGCCAGAATTGGGGCGTTCCTTCATGCAGAAGGAATGCGTGGCCGCCGCATGCGGCCATCCCAAGGAGCAATGCATGTTGACTCGCGAAGCAATCCCTCAGGTTCTGTCACGTACGTCCTCGCTGCTGTCGACGGAGATGATCGAAGGATCGCCACAGAAGACCTTTCACCACGTCATCGACATTTACCTCAAGGACTCCAATGCCTTCATGAACACCTATTTCGCCCGCTATTTCGAATGGCAGGGCATCTGCCGGGAACGCTGGTTCCATGAGTGCATTCACAACAATCTGCTGGCCGCAGGGGGCACCTTTGTCACGAAACGCGCGCATCAGGAATACGTGCAGGAGACGTTTCCGTTCCAGCGCGTCGACTGCTACCTGAACACGTTCCAGGTCCGGCAATGTTCGGCGTATCTGCTGTTCCGCTTCTGCGTCGACGGGCGTCCCGTGTCGCACGGCTATCAGCAGATCCTGTTTGCCGGAACGGACAAGCGGATCCGGCGTTTTCCGGAAGGGATCATCGAGCGGGTCAAGGAATATGAAGTGATCCTGCCGCCCGTCACGAACTAATTGATCTCACGCTGCCCGGCGCGCGAGCGTCGGGCCTTAACGGGCGGATCGTGCGCTGCGCGGTCCGCCATCGAACCAGGCTCCGGCAGCCGCAGCGTGAAGGTGGTCAGCACGCCCGGCGTCGACGCGCACGAGATCGTCCCGCCGAACGCGTCGCACACGCGCCGGCAGAACTCGAGCCCCATGCCGCCGCCCTGGCCGGGCGGTTTGGTCGAATAGAACGGATCGAAGATGTGCGGCAGGATGTCGGGCGCGATGCCCGGACCCGTATCGTTGAAATGGATCACGCAGAAGCCGCCGTCGCGTCCCGCGCTGATCGTGATGTTGCCCAGGCCGCTCGCCTCGATCGCGTACAGCGCGTTCTTCAGCAGGTTGAACAGCACGAAGACGAACAGCGAATCCGTGCCAGAGAAACGCAGTTGCGGATCGATCGGAATGACAGAGACACGACCGCGCTCACCCGGCTGAAACGGATAGCGATCCAACGCCGAATCGACGCAATGGCGGATCGATTGCGGACCGAAGCTGCGTCGATCGAGCCGGTCCAGCGTGAACGACGCGAGCGACATCTCGACGACCGTGCTCGTGCTGTCGATCTGACGGCGAATCGCGCGCGTCAGAGTAGGCAGGCGCTCCGACTGCCCCGGATACAGACCGTTGACGAGCAGTTGATGCCGCACGGCGAGCTGATAGCCGCGTAGCAACTCCGGCAGCGCGTTGCCGAGTTCGTCGGCATGCATGCCGATCACTTCGAGCGGCATCGCGACTTCCTGTGCGACCGTCGCGGCGAGAAAGTACTGGCGCATCAAGCCGTGCCGCACGATGGTGACGGCGAGAATGCCCAGACTGATCGCGATGAAGATCACGCCGGGCGGATAGAACACGTAACCGTAGTTGACGGCGTAATCGCCTGCCGCGACGGAATACAGACACAGGCTGACGAGACAGAGACCCAGCAGGCGGCGTCGATGACGCGCGCGCGCCTGACGCCGCGACACGATCAGCAGCCATCCGCTGCGGCCCGCGAGCATCACCGTCTGCAGCACATGCACGGGATGCAGTCGCCCGGCCTTCGGATAGTCGCCGAAAAAATGGCTGCCGAAGCCG
This Paraburkholderia sabiae DNA region includes the following protein-coding sequences:
- a CDS encoding CBS domain-containing protein; translation: MKVEDLMTKRVVTVGFDDPLETVKDIFEQSGFHHLLVVEDRTLQGVVSDRDLLRALSPFIDSVVETQRDIGTLSRRVHQIMSRKPVTLRPDADVTDAIQLFLNHPISCIPIVDGAFRPVGIVSWRDLLKVCADVLGSPKSADAEAEPAARD
- a CDS encoding acyl-CoA thioesterase, which translates into the protein MLTREAIPQVLSRTSSLLSTEMIEGSPQKTFHHVIDIYLKDSNAFMNTYFARYFEWQGICRERWFHECIHNNLLAAGGTFVTKRAHQEYVQETFPFQRVDCYLNTFQVRQCSAYLLFRFCVDGRPVSHGYQQILFAGTDKRIRRFPEGIIERVKEYEVILPPVTN
- a CDS encoding sensor histidine kinase, producing MYSTLPAFVSALFLGFGVYVLLTEGVTRLSAPFALMCMTTFAWQGTWAFLFQSTSPEAAGVLVKAGYFFILFLPTTFYHFVIELTERRDERPLLMASYALCVILAVLLVTSDEVVAGFGSHFFGDYPKAGRLHPVHVLQTVMLAGRSGWLLIVSRRQARARHRRRLLGLCLVSLCLYSVAAGDYAVNYGYVFYPPGVIFIAISLGILAVTIVRHGLMRQYFLAATVAQEVAMPLEVIGMHADELGNALPELLRGYQLAVRHQLLVNGLYPGQSERLPTLTRAIRRQIDSTSTVVEMSLASFTLDRLDRRSFGPQSIRHCVDSALDRYPFQPGERGRVSVIPIDPQLRFSGTDSLFVFVLFNLLKNALYAIEASGLGNITISAGRDGGFCVIHFNDTGPGIAPDILPHIFDPFYSTKPPGQGGGMGLEFCRRVCDAFGGTISCASTPGVLTTFTLRLPEPGSMADRAAHDPPVKARRSRAGQREIN